The following DNA comes from Epinephelus moara isolate mb chromosome 2, YSFRI_EMoa_1.0, whole genome shotgun sequence.
TACAATCCTGTCGCAGGGCTCTAAATACTTATTTCTGTGTACATGCACTGGtgaatgaaacatttaaaactgcATGCACCTAAGTGTGTTTTTACCTGCACCATttagtgtatttgtgttttcttaGGTGCCAGTGGCTGCACAGCGCCACGTGCTGTGTGGCTGCTGTTTTGGAGTGGGGAAGACGTTTTGATTTCAAGATAGAAGTACCATTTAATCCgggtgtttatttaaaaaatatggggTATTGGATCAGTGCATAGACTCCTGTACATGCTGATATGCgatccagcattttaggcagcATGTAAGGTATTTCCCATACAGGTATAGGTATTGGAACAAGTCTAGTATTTTGAGCCCTTTCTCAAAAAAAGAAGTGACTAATATAATAAAAGACTAATCTTGTAAATCTCCTCCATTTCCAGTTTCCACTGACAACAGCGCAgtagagaaaaaaatcacatcagctGGAACACAGGCAAAAAGGCCTAAAAGAAAAGAGTCACAAACAGTGAAGAGGTTCTCCTGTGAGCAGTGTGATGTCAGCTTTCATTGGAAGAGTGAACTGAAGAAACACACGAAGGTCCACAAGAAACCTTTTCCTTGTGAGCAGTGTGGCAGAAGTTTCCTGGAAAAGAAGTCTCTGGAAAATCACCTCTTGCGTCACGAGGCAAGTAAAGCCCCCCTGCCCTTCCCGTGTCCTCTGTGTAAGAGATCGTACAGAAGAGAGCAGTCGCTTCAGAATCACGTCAAGCTTCACCAGCGGCTGAAACCACCAAAGCCGTTCACCTGCGATCAGTGTGGGAGAACATTCAGAATCAAGCAGTCTCTGGAAAACCACCTCCTGCGCCACGAGAAATGGAAGCAGATGGTGAAGTGCCAGCTTTGTGACAAGACTTGCAAGACGTCTGTCCAGCTGAAATGTCACATGGCGGTACACTCAGAGGAGAGACCATTCAGCTGTGCAACATGTGGGAAGGAGTTCAAGAGTAAAGACACCCTTCGCTTCCATCAGATGGTTCACTCCAacgccaaaaaatacaaatgcacAATGTGCGACGAGACTTTCAAATATGCCCACTCCCTGACTGTGCATAAGAGGAAACACACAGGCGTCACTCCGTTCATATGCACCGTGTGCAACAGGTCATACAGGACTGGCACCGCTCTGAAAAGACACAGCATAGTCCACACTGGGGAGAAACCGTTCACCTGTCACATATGTGGAGCGAGGTTCAGCCTGAACAACAACCTCAAGAGGCACCTTcgcattcacacaggagagaagccatTCACCTGCCAGGAGTGTGGCAAGAGCTTCTCAGACAACACCAAGTTGAAGTCCCACATGCTCATCCACGGTGCCAGAAAACCTTTCATGTGTGATCTGTGCGGGAAGACCTTCCTCTTCAACTGCAGGCTGCTGATACATCAGAAGTACGTGCATGCAGACAGGAATGAGGAAACGGACGGCACACAAAGACTTCTCCAGACTAGAAGGCGAAACAAGTCGTTGGTTAAACCATTCAGTTGCAAAATATGTCTGAGAGGTTTCAGCGCCGCATGTTCCCTCAAACTTCACGAAAAAGGCCACAGTGAGCCCAAGGAGTTCAACTGCAATATATGTGGGAAGTCTTTCCACAACAAATACTCGTTCAGCTATCATCAGAGGAGCCACTCGGGGGAGAAGCCctttgtgtgtgatgtgtgcgGAAAGAGATTTTTCCATGCAGGTAGTCTGAAGCAGCACGAGCGGATTCACACAGGTGAAAAACCATACAAATGCGACCAGTGCGACAAGGCCTTCAGAACAGACGGGAACTTTTACAGACACTTGCGGATCCACTCGGGTGAGAAGCCATTTGAGTGTATGTTCTGTC
Coding sequences within:
- the LOC126402500 gene encoding oocyte zinc finger protein XlCOF6-like, whose amino-acid sequence is MEARFGSEVASIVEVAIQATVSVFRDFWAKEAPNTEWEDAKVGGEIQEIEKCLVVQIHKVFTEFSSELFEENEALRAKVEQLEDVLQRKAGQLEQELEARVGQLGKEMEQLEKELKSISEGTNRSQGDSTRILMQDSSLIGAPVLAASTSPAAKKSTSNSPSVSSESTDAVLNSTAGSVTVPKPALAPMVFVGRVSSAPTLLLLGASQVVTQPSTSLTAISETMEATQLVLKPAASPGSTPQDAPSPDSSIISGVDLAQEKKSVDKAPSGRKRRTRRAPSRTEEVSTDNSAVEKKITSAGTQAKRPKRKESQTVKRFSCEQCDVSFHWKSELKKHTKVHKKPFPCEQCGRSFLEKKSLENHLLRHEASKAPLPFPCPLCKRSYRREQSLQNHVKLHQRLKPPKPFTCDQCGRTFRIKQSLENHLLRHEKWKQMVKCQLCDKTCKTSVQLKCHMAVHSEERPFSCATCGKEFKSKDTLRFHQMVHSNAKKYKCTMCDETFKYAHSLTVHKRKHTGVTPFICTVCNRSYRTGTALKRHSIVHTGEKPFTCHICGARFSLNNNLKRHLRIHTGEKPFTCQECGKSFSDNTKLKSHMLIHGARKPFMCDLCGKTFLFNCRLLIHQKYVHADRNEETDGTQRLLQTRRRNKSLVKPFSCKICLRGFSAACSLKLHEKGHSEPKEFNCNICGKSFHNKYSFSYHQRSHSGEKPFVCDVCGKRFFHAGSLKQHERIHTGEKPYKCDQCDKAFRTDGNFYRHLRIHSGEKPFECMFCLRKFHQSNQLKSHMQVHTGEKLYSCQQCGRGFSDSRQLKKHSCDGP